The segment tgattagtgattcctttacatgtaatggtaatttaccgtttcacttgattacattacaagtaatctaacacccagtagtgtcagattacaaagtaaaatcaagtaatcgtgtaatccggaatcgattacgatttccccatctctgggtttagttatatggttcattggtactggtgaccaccatctggctccatcatcagaccctgagtaccacctcttgtcaaaggtcttgttgagacgaacccaacgagcctaaacacgaagtcgtttacttacatggttcactggtactggtgaccaccttctggctccatcatcagatcccgagtaccatcttgatgtgtcttatcatcttgaccgtattgtaattttcacatttttatcatcacaacgttgtaatactttaacatttaaacataacaaagtattacaaaagcaaatatttacggatctaggatcaaattcgttggtcgctgtttacacacacacaatgcgaggatagcccgtgtagaaacaaggcgtccgacccacacaacaataaatattctcgacgtttgcgatgaaaactcggagaccaaagcaacatacgtcttacctcctcgagctccggcgcggcactgaaatcgcaggcgtccgtcgccggtaaaatagcgacaggaaggctagttttcaaaaaattggcaaaaaatcatgataaaatattataacgacaaatggataacagcagtttaagcacattgtgcagattatttatatactaaaataacttcgataacatgtagatttttggagaaatgatcacttgtttcgatgtattttcaagacaaaattgagttcgttttactttcaatttctcaatttcaaaggattaaatgataaatattgtttaatgggccttaagtacaagatatttggaacttaaatttacctcatttatgagagtgatcttatcaaattgtacataataagagctccgaattctgtgcttcacgcggtttttcctaaaggagcatcagaaaaacaatcattactaattgaaaaagctttttttttcatatgttttttatttaaccgacagttaataagatgttctaactgaaacaagtactttcactgtcttttagtatgagtaaagtgtacaattttgtcgataaatattgtgcattttacaatatatcgcctttttttgtcatagcgctcttaacaaAATTAGTTGTAGAAACACCAAAAGAACTATACGCGTTCAAGATAggtttaatccatactaatattataaatgggaaagtgtgtgtgtctgtttgtttgtccatccttcatggcaaaacggagcgacgaattgtcgtgattttttaagtggaaatagttgaaaggatggagagtgacataggctactttttgtctctttttaacgcgagtgaaggtcaaatttatattttatagctcTTATTTTGAAGCTCAAATTATTCTGTACCAGACCAAAAATAAAACACCTACCAAAAGGTATCTGTAACCAAACCAAGATGCCACTTACTTCCTTTCTCCACCCACACCTCTTCACTGGAACTAGAGTTACTCGAGGAGCTCCGGGACTTCTTCTTGGCTTTCTTGCGCGCCTTCTTCACCTTCTTCAGCTTCTTCTTCAACTTCTTCAGCTTCTGCTTCGTGTCCTCTTTGTCTTTGGACTTCTTCTTTTTCTTGTCTTTGCTTTTTCTGTTGTCCTCCGGCTCAGATTCTTCATCAGAACTGAAATGAATGATTACCAGTTAATGAACCTTATTATTACACATTTTGTTGTTGTTGCTGTTGACAGTGATATTTTTACAAACAGTTTTATAAAAATGTACATTTCATACTAGGCAAGCACACAGGTTCACACAAAATAGGGTGCCTCTCAGAGAAGAAGCACATAAATCAACTCCATGTTGTGTAGAAAGAAACACCCAATACATTAAAGCTTAACCAAACTGCTTTAGACAGACATTTCATTCTGTGGTGGAGAAGAGACTAACCTTCTTTTTAAATGGCACTAATGGTACTCACTCAGGCCTCTGTGGTGACTTGCCCCAAACAGCAGGTACTCCAAGCTCGCCGATGCGCTCCCGTTGCTCGCGGCGAGCATCTAGGAAATCATCCTCTTGAGGCTTGTAGCGTCCGCGGCCTCCTCCACCACCGCCAGTGCCGGTTGCACTGCTACCCAGGCCTGGAACAACCTTAGCTTAAATAATTTCGTCTAACAAGCAAAATGTTTAGTGAACTTCAAACAAACAACTGTTCGCAGAAACTAAGCCTAACCTGTCTCATACACTAAAATATATGCAGTAAGGTAATATTGGCTTATTTCAAGGTTCTGAAGTCTCTTACCTCCTCCAAATCCTCCTCCACCTGAACCAAAACCCCCTCCTGAGCCCAGGCCACCTCCGCCACCAAAGTCTTTGTAAGAGCTACGCGCCCTATCATTACCGCGGCGATCATTGTCCCTGTCCTTCTGAGGCATGTGAGACCTCTCCCGGCTGTGACTGCGCTCTCTGGGCTTCCTATCTCTCTGGCGCTCTTTACTCTGTCTGTCTCTGCTACGGTCTCTCGTGCGCTCTCTCCGGTCTACACTTTTGTCTCTGTGTCGATCTTTACTCCGGTCCCGCGATCGATGCCGCTCCTTACTCCGGTCCCGTCCTCTGTCGCGGCTTCTGCGGCGCTCGCGGCTGCGACTGCGGTGCCTCGAACTGCTGCGATCTCGATCTCGCCCCATGTGTGCTGTTTGATTCACAAATCCCAAATAAACAAACTGAAGTCAAATGATTGTATTGCAATTTTTAACAAAGATTACAATCACTATTTCTCGAAAGTCGGAAGTTTATGATGTTAGAATGAATCGTTAAGTGATAGAATATTGCAAATGACCAATTCAGACGTTTTTGGCGATGTTCTTAATTTTAACCACAAAATATTACGATTTACGAAGGATTTACGCCAAGTTGTGAATGAATGTGATGTGACAATTGACAATAGTGACAagtgtacataacatttcgttCCACGCCGCATAACGAGTTACATATGGTTTTGAAATGATAATGTAGGCACCTCGTGGTAAAATCTGATGCTTTATAAAAAACCGTTATATAAACTAAACAAATTTTATAGATTTTGTTCAgaaaaataatcttaaaaattagCGAGTTATCAAATTAAGAACTCATTGTCTCATGCGTGTAATGACTTGAAGATAGAAGTTTCGTTGTGCGTTTTGTTTCTCATTGCtcttattaattaaatatgttttaatatataATTTGTACGTTGTTCATCAATTTCAAAACCTAAATACTTCGCAGAAAAGCTTTTGAGTAAAATTTTTAAACTAATCgagtaaaaatcaacaaaaaaatattcacaaatattttttctgcGTTTTGTTTCACAGTTAAAGTTTCAATCAATATTTTAGATGTACGTACGTCACGAATGACGTCACGTTTGTTGATATGTGCGGTTGATTTGATCGCCTCTCAGTGTTAATATTTTAGATTCTGATTAAACAATGCTAAGATGAAGATATCTACCCCGAGATATACAGTTTGCCTTTTCTTTCAATTAACGTTTTTACTCTGTGACTTAATTTTTAACTGCGCCAGCCTTTTCCCTAGAAGTCGCGATGGCCTCCTCGTATTATTTATGTAAGAAGTCAagcaaatatatttattttagataaTAGTACTGACGAGAAACAATAATTTGTATCTATTCAGTTTCCAGGACCTGTTCCTCGTGCTGTCCATCACCTTGCTGCTGATGACATTCTTTTCCACCTATTTATTTCAGGTAGGTAATGATTTCCATATGAACATAGTTTTATTTCCATATTTCCATTATGAATTTTCACTTAAAATCTATATGATTGAAATGTAggtgtaatagtacattacatcagaggccgggaaaatgaggatttccggccaagtgggtatatacggctatccgtatccctatggatacgaggccgggaatccgttttcacgccgaggcatgtatagtgcttttctcaaacatacaatgaaataaaaaaaaatgctctaaaggacaatattttataaaaaaaagttactttgcaggcctaggcctaaaaaataatatgaaatccctttacagtcctctcgagttgttgcgcccaaaaagcgatactttccagcccattttaaggaacgtaaagac is part of the Leguminivora glycinivorella isolate SPB_JAAS2020 chromosome 3, LegGlyc_1.1, whole genome shotgun sequence genome and harbors:
- the LOC125242702 gene encoding NKAP family protein CG6066 isoform X2, which translates into the protein MGRDRDRSSSRHRSRSRERRRSRDRGRDRSKERHRSRDRSKDRHRDKSVDRRERTRDRSRDRQSKERQRDRKPRERSHSRERSHMPQKDRDNDRRGNDRARSSYKDFGGGGGLGSGGGFGSGGGGLGSSATGTGGGGGGRGRYKPQEDDFLDARREQRERIGELGVPAVWGKSPQRPDSDEESEPEDNRKSKDKKKKKSKDKEDTKQKLKKLKKKLKKVKKARKKAKKKSRSSSSNSSSSEEVWVEKGKEHELIARTSVEVDDAIPGPSPAVDASSAGAGAGPLREFGRALLPGEGAAMVAFVQDGKRIPRRGEIGLTSDEIASYESVGYVMSGSRHRRMEAVRIRKENQIYSADEKRALAAFSKEERAKREGAILAQFRTVLRARTARRDDT
- the LOC125242702 gene encoding NKAP family protein CG6066 isoform X1, giving the protein MGRDRDRSSSRHRSRSRERRRSRDRGRDRSKERHRSRDRSKDRHRDKSVDRRERTRDRSRDRQSKERQRDRKPRERSHSRERSHMPQKDRDNDRRGNDRARSSYKDFGGGGGLGSGGGFGSGGGGFGGGLGSSATGTGGGGGGRGRYKPQEDDFLDARREQRERIGELGVPAVWGKSPQRPDSDEESEPEDNRKSKDKKKKKSKDKEDTKQKLKKLKKKLKKVKKARKKAKKKSRSSSSNSSSSEEVWVEKGKEHELIARTSVEVDDAIPGPSPAVDASSAGAGAGPLREFGRALLPGEGAAMVAFVQDGKRIPRRGEIGLTSDEIASYESVGYVMSGSRHRRMEAVRIRKENQIYSADEKRALAAFSKEERAKREGAILAQFRTVLRARTARRDDT